The genome window ACAATGGCATCATGGCTCAGGGGCGGGGCAGTGCGGCGAATAGCGTGGTGTGCTTTTGCTTGGAGATCACGCCGGTGGATCCGGTGGGGGCGGGCTTGTTGTTTGAGCGTTTTTTGAATGAGGAACGGCGGAGCTGGCCGGATATTGATATCGACTTGCCGAGCGGGGAGCGGCGCGAACAGGTGATCCAGGAGGTGTATCGGAGGTATGGGCGCCATGGGGCGGCGATGACGGCGAACGTGATCACGTATCGGCGCAAGAGCGCGACGCGTGAGGTGGGCAAGGTGTTGGGCTTCGAGGAGGAGTTTTTGGGGCGGTTTTCGTCGCTTTTTGGCAGCCACAACTACGAGCATGGGGTGGGTTTCGAGGAGCAGCTGGAGAAGTCGGGTATCGCGAAGGAGCATCCGCGAGCGAAGGCATTGTCGGCCTTGTGCGTGCAGGTGCTGGGCTTGCCGCGGCACTTGGGGCAGCATTCCGGCGGGATGGTGATTTGTCAGGGGGCTTTGGATACGGTGGTGCCTTTGGAGCCGGCGTCGATGCCGGGGCGTTCCGTGTGCCAGTGGGACAAGAATGACTGCGAGGATTTGGGAATCGTGAAGGTGGACTTGCTGGGTTTGGGGATGATGGCGGTGATGCAGGACACGATTGAGACGCTGAATCGTAAGGGCGTGGATATCGATATGGCTCGTATCCCGAAGGATGATACGGCGACGTTCGAGATGATGCAGCGGGCGGACACGGTGGGTGTCTTCCAGATCGAGAGCCGGGCTCAGATTGCGACTTTGCCGCGCATGAAGCCGAAGTGTTTTTATGACGTGGTGGTGGAAGTGGGGATTATTCGGCCGGGGCCGATCCAGGGTAAGATGGTGCATCCGTATCTGGAGCGGCGGGAGGATCCGAGCAAGATTGAGTATATTGACGAGCGCTTGGTGGAGGTGCTGGAGCGGACGCTGGGGGTGGCTTTGTTTCAGGAGCAGATCTTGAAGGTGGCCATGGTGATGGCGGACTTTAGCGGCGGGGAAGCGGAGGAGCTGCGGCGGGCGGTTAGCACCTTTAGTACCAACGAGAAGCGGATGAACAAGGTGCTGGGCAAGCTGGTGAAGGCGATGCGGGATCGGGGCGTAGAAGAGGAGAAGGTGAAGAGCGTGGTGCAGTCGGTCTCGAGTTTTGCGCATTACGGCTTTCCGGAGAGCCATGCGATCTCGTTTGGCTTGTTGGCTTATGTGAGCACGTATTTGAAGTGTCACTACCCGGAGGAGTTTTTTGTGGGGCTGCTGAACAATCAGCCGATGGGCTTTTATTCGCCGGCGACTTTGATCCAGGACGCGAAGCGGCGGGGGATCCGGGTGAGAGCGGTTTGCGTGATGGAGTCGCGGTGGGAGTGTGTTGCGCAGTGGAAGGGTGAAGGTGTAAGGGTTGAGAGTGAGGGGAACCACGGATGGACGCGGATGGGCGCGGATGGGGATCGGGATGCTCGGGGAGATCGCGTGACAAGCACGCTCCCACAGGATCGGGATGTGGAAGAGATCGCGGCACAAGGCCGCTTCCCACGGGGTCGGGATGATGCGGCGTGGCGCGAGCGCCAGCCCTACGGGGATGGGGTTGGTGCTTTGGTTGAGGGATCGCGACCAAGGTCGCTCCTACCTGGGGAGATTCGTTTGGGTTTGGTGATGGTGAAGGGGCTTTCGCGGGAGAAGGGGAAGGCGATGGTGGCGGAGCGGGATCGCTTGACGTTTCGTTCGTTGAAGGATTTTCGCTTTCGCACGCGGTTCAATAAGGAGGAGCTGCGGCAGCTGGCTTCGATCGGGGCCTTGAATTGCTTTTGCGGGGATCGGCGCAGGGCGCTTTGGGAGGTGGAGTCGCTGTTGGACGAGGATGACTTGTTTGCTCGGGTGGAGGAGCCGGAGGGGGAGGGCTTGAGCCCCTTGGAGGTGATGACACACCTGGAGCGTTTGCAGGCGGACTACGCGGGGGTGGGCGTGACGGTGGGCACGCATCCGATGGCGTCGCTGCGAAGCGAGTTAGGAGGCGTTTGGCGCGCGTGCGATTTGGATACGACGCCGAATGGGGCTCGGGTGAAGATTGCGGGGCAGGTGATTTGCCGTCAGCGGCCGGGCACGGCGAAGGGCTTTGTGTTCATCTCGATGGAGGACGAGACGGGAATTTCCAATACGATTGTTTTGCCGCAGCTTTTCGAGAAGTGTCGGCTGACGATTACGCAGGAGAAGTTTCTAGTGATCTCTGGCGTGCTACAGCGTCAGAAGGGGGTGACGCATGTGAAGGCGGATCGTATCGAGGCCTTGGTGACGG of Pelagicoccus enzymogenes contains these proteins:
- a CDS encoding DNA polymerase III subunit alpha, yielding MGSYVELHGRSAFSFLRGASQPDELAEACADRGVGAMALCDRGGVYGSARFHTACRELGLKGIVGCELPMADGTALPVIVKSRVGYQNLCRLLTDTHLGLGDDRGGGFATKVAPTDRVGLSRHKAASHKELKKGEGRVAWEDLAGRVEGLLALTGDEEGVLRPYWERGDKDGMRERVSSLRDVFGEGNVFVELQRRHERGEERLVSGLRDLAAAEGLPLVATNGVSYARPQGRALMDVFTCLREKVKLDEAGGLLSRNGQRFVKAPEAMRYLFRDIPEAVENTLRIAERVEFGLENLGYQFPSYEVPRGESMDTFLRKVVFAGARKRFRGEPNEKTRRQMEHELAVIAKLGFSGYFLIVWDLVNFCRDNGIMAQGRGSAANSVVCFCLEITPVDPVGAGLLFERFLNEERRSWPDIDIDLPSGERREQVIQEVYRRYGRHGAAMTANVITYRRKSATREVGKVLGFEEEFLGRFSSLFGSHNYEHGVGFEEQLEKSGIAKEHPRAKALSALCVQVLGLPRHLGQHSGGMVICQGALDTVVPLEPASMPGRSVCQWDKNDCEDLGIVKVDLLGLGMMAVMQDTIETLNRKGVDIDMARIPKDDTATFEMMQRADTVGVFQIESRAQIATLPRMKPKCFYDVVVEVGIIRPGPIQGKMVHPYLERREDPSKIEYIDERLVEVLERTLGVALFQEQILKVAMVMADFSGGEAEELRRAVSTFSTNEKRMNKVLGKLVKAMRDRGVEEEKVKSVVQSVSSFAHYGFPESHAISFGLLAYVSTYLKCHYPEEFFVGLLNNQPMGFYSPATLIQDAKRRGIRVRAVCVMESRWECVAQWKGEGVRVESEGNHGWTRMGADGDRDARGDRVTSTLPQDRDVEEIAAQGRFPRGRDDAAWRERQPYGDGVGALVEGSRPRSLLPGEIRLGLVMVKGLSREKGKAMVAERDRLTFRSLKDFRFRTRFNKEELRQLASIGALNCFCGDRRRALWEVESLLDEDDLFARVEEPEGEGLSPLEVMTHLERLQADYAGVGVTVGTHPMASLRSELGGVWRACDLDTTPNGARVKIAGQVICRQRPGTAKGFVFISMEDETGISNTIVLPQLFEKCRLTITQEKFLVISGVLQRQKGVTHVKADRIEALVTGGVPAARSYDFH